Below is a window of Thermodesulfomicrobium sp. WS DNA.
ATGGGGCAAGCAGCATGCGGGCCAAGACCCGGGCATCCGCCAGGGTGTTGGCGATGGAGGCCTTTTCATCCGGCTGATGCGCAGTGCACAGCAGGGTGGACCAGACTGCCGCGGCAAATCCGTGCCGCCGCAGCTGCGCCGCCACGGTGCCGCCGCCGATCCCCACACACCGGGGCGTTTTGCCGCGGTCAGCCTGGATGGCCTCGGTAAGCAGACGCACCACCGCGCTGTCCGCTGGCGTGGGCGGGGCCGCTTCCTGGCGCAGCACCGGCGATATGGTGATCTGGACGCCGTATTGGGCAGCGGTGGCAGCGGCGAGCTGCGACATGGCGGCTTCCACCTCCTCCACGGCGATGGAAGGCAGGATCCGGCAGTCCACGTAGAACACGTCTTGGCCCGGCACGGTGTTGATGTTGGGGACGTTGGCGTCTTTCTTGGTAGGGGTGAAGGTGGAGATGGACGGAGAAAAGAGGGGGTCTTCCTGGGGAAATCGCTTGGGGAGTTCCTCGGCCAGGGCCACGATGAGGTGGGCGGATGCCACCAGGGTGTTGGCCCCAAGCTGCGGCCGGGAGGCATGGCACTGTTTGCCCGTGACGGTGATTTGCACCCAGAGCATGCTTTTTTCCGCGATCTCGATGGCCAGTCCATCGGGCTCACCGGCATCGGGCACCACGAACATGTCCTCAGGGGCAAAGAGCTCCCGGTGGTGGGCTAGCAGAGCGTCAATCCCGTAGCGGTTGCCGGTTTCTTCGTCCGCCACCAGCAGGAGACCCACGGAAAAGTGGGGGCGTACGCTGGAACGTTGCAGGGCGTCCATGGCCACAAGTGCCGAAAGGATGGCCTGGTGGTTGTCTTCCACCCCACGGCCGATCATCGTGTCGCCATGCACCCGAAGGGTCCACGGATCTCCAGTCCACAGGGCGAGA
It encodes the following:
- a CDS encoding M20 family metallo-hydrolase, producing MLDTVLRHIDESAAQLIAWQRQLVALPALGPDNGGSGELAKVQALEAILGPMGLSLQRFDAPDPRVPCGVRPNLVARMPGETPQTLWILAHTDVVPPGDLALWTGDPWTLRVHGDTMIGRGVEDNHQAILSALVAMDALQRSSVRPHFSVGLLLVADEETGNRYGIDALLAHHRELFAPEDMFVVPDAGEPDGLAIEIAEKSMLWVQITVTGKQCHASRPQLGANTLVASAHLIVALAEELPKRFPQEDPLFSPSISTFTPTKKDANVPNINTVPGQDVFYVDCRILPSIAVEEVEAAMSQLAAATAAQYGVQITISPVLRQEAAPPTPADSAVVRLLTEAIQADRGKTPRCVGIGGGTVAAQLRRHGFAAAVWSTLLCTAHQPDEKASIANTLADARVLARMLLAP